A genomic stretch from Triplophysa dalaica isolate WHDGS20190420 chromosome 4, ASM1584641v1, whole genome shotgun sequence includes:
- the LOC130419809 gene encoding myosin heavy chain, fast skeletal muscle-like, with translation MSTDAEMAIYGKAAIYLRKPEKERIEAQSAPFDAKAACYVTDVKELYLKGTIKSKDGGKVTVIVNDTKEERVVKEEDVSPMNPPKYDKIEDMAMMTHLNEASVLYNLKERYAAWMIYTYSGLFCATVNPYKWLPVYDAEVVSAYRGKKRMEAPPHIFSVSDNAYQFMLIDRENQSVLITGESGAGKTVNTKRVIQYFATVAVHTDKKKEGVSQIKGSLEDQIIAANPLLEAYGNAKTVRNDNSSRFGKFIRIHFGTSGKLASADIETYLLEKSRVTFQLSDERGYHIFYQMMTNHKPELIEMTLLTTNPYDFPMCSQGHITVASIDDKEELVATDTAIDILGFNGEEKMSIYKFTGAVLHHGNMKFKQKQREEQAEPDGTEDADKVAYLLGLNSADMLKGLCYPRVKVGNEFVTKGQTVPQVYNSVSALAKSIYERMFLWMVVRINQQLDTKQARSSYIGVLDIAGFEIFDYNSMEQLCINFTNEKLQQFFNHTMFVLEQEEYKKEGIVWAFIDFGMDLAACIELIEKPMGIFSVLEEECMFPKASDTTFKNKLYDHHLGKCSAFQKPKPAKGKAEAHFSLVHYAGTVDYNVTGWLDKNKDPLNESVIQLYQKSSVKLLSTFYPPVVEEKGGKGGKKKGGSMQTVSSQFRENLGKLMSNLRSTHPHFVRCLIPNESKTPGLMENFLVIHQLRCNGVLEGIRICRKGFPSRIPYADFKQRYKVLNASVIPEGTFMDNKKASEKLLGSIDVDHEEYRFGHTKVFFKAGLLGTLEEMRDEKLANLVTMTQALFRGFLMRREFVKMTARRDAIYTIQYNIRSFMNVKHWPWMKVYYKIKPLLKSAETEKELSSMKEDFAKCKEDLVKAEAKKKELEEKMVALLQEKNDLQLQVASETDNLSDAEERCEGLIKNKIQLEAKLKETTERLEDEEEINAELTAKKRKLEDECSELKKDIDDLELTLAKVEKEKHATENKVKNLTEEMAAQDESIGKLSKEKKALQEAHQQTLDDLQAEEDKVNTLTKSKTKLEQQVDDLEGSLEQEKKLRMDLERAKRKLEGDLKLAQESIMDLENDKQQSDEKLKKKDFETSQLLSKIEDEQSLGAQLQKKIKELQARIEELEEEIEAERAARAKVEKQRADLSRELEEISERLEEAGGATAAQIEMNKKREAEFQKLRRDLEESTLQHEATAAALRKKQADSVAELGEQIDNLQRVKQKLEKEKSEYKMEIDDLSSNMEAVAKAKGNLEKMCRTLEDQLSEIKSKNDENLRQLNDFSAQRARLQTENGEFGRQLEEKEALVSQLSRGKQAFTQQIEEIKRQIEEEVKAKNALAHAVQSARHDCDLLREQFEEEQEAKAELQRGMSKANSEVAQWRSKYETDAIQRTEELEEAKKKLAQRLQEAEEQIEAVNSKCASLEKTKQRLQGEVEDLMIDVERANGLAANLDKKQRNFDKILAEWKQKYEEGQAELEGAQKEARSLSTELFKMKNSYEESLDQLETLKRENKNLQQEISDLTEQLGETGKSIHELEKAKKAVETEKSEIQTALEEAEGTLEHEESKILRVQLELNQVKGEIDRKLAEKDEEMEQIKRNSQRVTESMQSTLDSEVRSRNDALRIKKKMEGDLNEMEIQLSHANRQAAEAQKQLRNVQGQLKDAQLHLDDAVRGQEDMKEQVAMVERRNTLMQAEIEELRVALEQTERGRKVAEQELVDISERVGLLHSQNTSLLNTKKKLEADFVQVQGEVDDTVQEARNAEEKAKKAITDAAMMAEELKKEQDTSSHLERMKKNLEVTVKDLQHRLDEAENLAMKGGKKQLQKLESRVRELEAEVEAEQRRGVDAVKGVRKYERRVKELTYQTEEDKKNITRLQDLVDKLQLKVKAYKRQAEEADEQANTHLSKLRKVQHELEEAEERADISESQVNKLRAKTRDAGKGKEAAE, from the exons GGCTGCCTGCTATGTGACTGATGTCAAAGAGCTGTACCTCAAAGGAACAATCAAGAGCAAAGATGGTGGCAAAGTCACTGTTATTGTGAATGATACTAAGGAG GAGAGAGTTGTTAAGGAGGAGGATGTTAGCCCAATGAATCCTCCCAAGTATGACAAGATTGAGGACATGGCCATGATGACCCATCTCAATGAAGCCTCTGTGCTGTATAACCTCAAAGAGCGTTACGCAGCATGGATGATCTAT ACCTACTCAGGACTCTTCTGTGCTACTGTGAACCCCTACAAGTGGCTCCCAGTGTATGATGCAGAAGTGGTGTCTGCCTACAGAGGCAAAAAGCGTATGGAGGCCCCACCCCACATCTTCTCTGTCTCTGACAACGCCTATCAGTTCATGCTCATTG ACAGAGAGAACCAGTCTGTCCTGATCAC TGGAGAATCCGGAGCTGGAAAGACTGTAAACACTAAACGTGTCATTCAGTACTTTGCCACAGTTGCAGTGCATACTGACAAGAAGAAAGAAGGTGTCAGCCAAATCAAG GGATCTCTTGAGGACCAGATCATTGCTGCTAACCCTTTGCTTGAGGCTTATGGTAATGCCAAGACCGTGAGAAATGACAACTCCTCTCGTTTT GGTAAATTCATCAGAATTCACTTTGGTACCTCTGGAAAACTGGCTAGTGCTGATATTGAGACAT ACCTGCTGGAGAAGTCTAGAGTGACATTCCAGCTTTCAGATGAGAGAGGCTACCACATCTTCTACCAGATGATGACCAACCACAAGCCTGAGCTGATTG AAATGACGCTCCTCACCACCAACCCCTATGACTTCCCCATGTGCAGTCAGGGTCACATCACAGTGGCAAGCATTGATGATAAAGAGGAGCTGGTTGCCACTGAT ACTGCTATTGACATTCTGGGCTTCAATGGTGAGGAGAAGATGAGCATCTATAAGTTCACTGGAGCAGTGCTGCATCATGGTAACATGAAGTTCAAGCAGAAGCAGCGTGAGGAACAGGCTGAGCCTGATGGCACAGAGG ATGCTGACAAAGTTGCATACCTTTTGGGCTTGAACTCTGCTGATATGCTGAAGGGTTTATGCTACCCAAGAGTGAAGGTCGGAAATGAGTTTGTGACCAAAGGTCAGACTGTGCCACAG GTCTACAACTCCGTTAGCGCTCTGGCCAAATCTATCTATGAGAGGATGTTCTTGTGGATGGTTGTTCGTATCAACCAGCAgttggacacaaaacaagccaGATCATCCTACATTGGTGTGCTGGATATCGCTGGCTTTGAGATCTTTGAT tACAACAGTATGGAGCAGCTGTGCATCAACTTCACCAACGAGAAACTGCAACAGTTTTTCAACCACACCATGTTTGTGCTGGAACAAGAGGAGTACAAGAAGGAGGGCATTGTTTGGGCATTCATTGACTTTGGCATGGACTTGGCTGCTTGCATCGAGCTCATTGAGAAG CCCATGGGTATCTTCTCCGTCCTTGAAGAAGAGTGCATGTTCCCCAAGGCCTCAGACACAACGTTCAAGAACAAGCTGTATGATCATCATCTTGGCAAGTGTAGTGCTTTCCAGAAACCAAAGCCTGCCAAAGGCAAGGCTGAGGCTCACTTCTCCCTGGTTCACTATGCTGGAACTGTGGACTACAACGTTACTGGCTGGCTGGACAAGAACAAGGATCCACTGAATGAGTCTGTTATACAGCTGTACCAGAAGTCTTCTGTCAAATTGCTGAGTACTTTCTACCCACCTGTTGTTGAAG AGAAGGGAGGAAAGGGAGGCAAGAAGAAGGGTGGTTCCATGCAGACCGTGTCTTCTCAGTTCAGA GAGAATCTGGGCAAGCTAATGAGCAACTTGAGGAGCACTCACCCCCACTTTGTACGTTGTCTAATTCCCAATGAGTCAAAGACTCCag GTCTCATGGAGAACTTCCTGGTTATCCACCAGCTGAGGTGTAACGGTGTCCTGGAAGGTATCAGAATCTGCAGAAAGGGCTTCCCAAGCAGAATCCCCTATGCTGACTTCAAACAGAG ATACAAGGTACTGAATGCCAGTGTTATCCCTGAGGGAACTTTCATGGACAACAAGAAAGCTTCTGAGAAACTCCTGGGATCCATCGATGTTGATCATGAAGAGTACAGATTTGGACACACAAAG GTGTTCTTCAAAGCTGGTCTTCTGGGTACTCTTGAGGAGATGCGTGATGAGAAACTGGCTAATCTGGTCACAATGACTCAGGCTCTCTTCCGTGGTTTCCTCATGAGGAGAGAGTTTGTGAAGATGACGGCGAGGAG gGATGCCATTTACACCATTCAATACAACATCCGCTCATTCATGAATGTCAAACACTGGCCATGGATGAAGGTTTACTACAAGATTAAGCCTCTGCTAAAGAGTGCTGAGACTGAGAAGGAGCTGTCATCTATGAAAGAGGATTTTGCAAAATGCAAAGAAGATCTTGTCAAGGCTGAAGCTAAAAAGAAGGAGCTTGAAGAAAAGATGGTTGCTCTGCTCCAAGAGAAAAATGATCTGCAGCTGCAAGTAGCCTCT gaaACTGATAATCTCTCAGATGCTGAGGAGAGGTGTGAGGGTCTGATCAAGAACAAAATCCAGCTTGAAGCTAAACTCAAAGAGACGACTGAGAGACTGGAAGATGAAGAAGAAATCAATGCTGAACTTACAGCCAAGAAGAGAAAACTGGAGGATGAGTGTTCTGAACTGAAGAAAGACATTGACGACCTGGAGCTCACCTTGGCTAAAGTTGAGAAGGAGAAACATGCCACTGAGAATAAG GTCAAGAACCTGACTGAGGAAATGGCAGCTCAGGATGAGAGCATTGGCAAGCTCTCAAAGGAAAAGAAAGCTCTCCAAGAGGCACATCAGCAGACTCTGGATGATCTCCAGGCAGAGGAAGACAAAGTTAACACCCTGACCAAGTCCAAGACAAAGCTTGAGCAACAAGTTGATGAT CTTGAGGGTTCCCTTGAGCAAGAGAAGAAGCTCCGTATGGACCTTGAGAGAGCAAAGAGAAAGCTTGAAGGAGATCTGAAACTGGCCCAGGAATCCATCATGGACCTGGAAAATGACAAGCAGCAATCTGATGAGAAGTTGAAGAa gaaaGACTTTGAAACAAGCCAGCTGCTCAGCAAGATTGAAGATGAACAATCTCTTGGAGCTCAACTTCAGAAGAAGATCAAGGAGCTGCAG GCACGCATTGAGGAACTGGAGGAAGAGATTGAGGCTGAGCGTGCTGCTCGTGCCAAGGTTGAGAAGCAGAGAGCTGATCTCTCTAGGGAACTTGAGGAGATCAGTGAGAGGCTTGAGGAAGCTGGAGGAGCAACTGCTGCTCAGATCGAGATGAACAAGAAGCGTGAAGCTGAATTTCAGAAGCTTCGTCGTGATCTGGAAGAGTCCACTCTTCAGCATGAAGCTACCGCTGCTGCCCTACGCAAGAAACAAGCAGACAGTGTGGCCGAGTTGGGAGAGCAAATCGACAACCTCCAGCGTGTCAAGCAGAAGCTTGAGAAAGAGAAGAGTGAATACAAAATGGAGATTGATGATCTCTCCAGCAACATGGAGGCTGTCGCCAAAGCAAAG GGCAATCTTGAGAAGATGTGCCGCACACTTGAGGACCAACTCAGTGAAATCAAGTCCAAGAATGATGAGAACCTCCGCCAGCTGAATGACTTCAGTGCTCAAAGAGCAAGACTTCAAACTGAAAATG GTGAGTTTGGCCGTCAGCTGGAAGAGAAGGAAGCTCTTGTTTCTCAGCTCAGCAGAGGCAAACAAGCTTTCACCCAACAAATTGAAGAGATTAAGAGGCAGATTGAAGAAGAGGTTAAG GCTAAGAATGCTCTGGCCCATGCAGTGCAGTCAGCCCGTCATGACTGTGACCTGCTCCGTGAGCAGTTTGAGGAAGAGCAGGAGGCAAAGGCTGAGCTCCAGAGGGGAATGTCTAAAGCAAACAGTGAGGTTGCTCAGTGGAGAAGCAAATATGAAACTGATGCCATCCAGCGCACAGAGGAGCTTGAAGAGGCCAA GAAGAAGCTGGCTCAGCGTCTGCAAGAGGCAGAAGAACAAATTGAGGCAGTGAACTCCAAATGTGCCTCTCTGGAGAAGACCAAGCAGAGACTACAGGGTGAAGTGGAGGACCTCATGATTGATGTGGAGAGAGCAAATGGATTGGCTGCAAACCTTGACAAGAAACAGAGGAACTTCGACAAG ATTCTGGCTGAATGGAAACAGAAATATGAGGAGGGTCAGGCAGAGCTGGAAGGTGCCCAGAAAGAGGCTCGCTCGCTCAGCACTGAACTTTTCAAGATGAAGAACTCCTATGAGGAGTCTCTGGATCAGCTGGAGACACTcaagagagaaaacaagaatCTGCAGC AGGAGATCTCAGATCTGACTGAGCAGTTGGGTGAGACCGGCAAGAGCATTCATGAGCTGGAAAAGGCCAAGAAAGCAGTAGAGACTGAGAAGTCTGAGATTCAAACCGCCCTGGAAGAGGCTGAA gGCACCCTGGAGCATGAGGAGTCCAAGATTCTCCGTGTCCAGCTTGAGCTGAATCAGGTGAAGGGTGAGATTGACAGGAAGCTTGCAGAGAAGGATGAGGAGATGGAGCAGATCAAGAGAAACAGCCAGAGAGTCACTGAGTCCATGCAGAGCACACTGGACTCTGAGGTCAGGAGCCGAAATGATGCCCTGAGAATCAAGAAGAAGATGGAGGGAGACCTTAATGAGATGGAGATTCAGCTGAGCCATGCCAATCGCCAGGCTGCTGAGGCCCAGAAACAGCTGAGGAATGTTCAGGGACAACTCAAG GATGCCCAACTCCACCTTGATGATGCCGTGAGAGGACAGGAAGACATGAAGGAGCAGGTGGCCATGGTGGAGCGCAGAAACACTTTGATGCAGGCTGAGATTGAGGAGCTGAGAGTTGCACTGGAGCAGACAGAGAGAGGCCGCAAAGTGGCTGAACAAGAGCTGGTGGATATCAGTGAGCGTGTTGGACTGCTGCACTCTCAG AACACAAGTCTCCTGAACACCAAGAAGAAACTTGAGGCAGACTTTGTTCAGGTCCAGGGTGAAGTCGATGACACTGTACAGGAAGCAAGAAATGCAGAAGAGAAGGCCAAGAAAGCCATCACAGAT GCTGCAATGATGGCTGAAGAGCTCAAGAAGGAGCAGGACACCAGCTCTCATCTGGAGAGGATGAAGAAGAATCTGGAGGTCACAGTGAAGGATCTGCAGCACCGTCTGGATGAGGCTGAGAATCTGGCCATGaagggaggaaaaaaacaactcCAGAAACTGGAGTCCAGA GTTCGTGAGCTTGAGGCTGAAGTTGAGGCTGAACAGAGACGTGGAGTTGATGCAGTTAAAGGTGTCCGCAAATATGAGAGGAGAGTAAAGGAGCTCACCTACCAG ACTGAGGAGGATAAGAAGAACATTACCAGACTGCAGGATCTAGTTGATAAGCTTCAGTTGAAGGTCAAGGCTTACAAGAGACAGGCTGAGGAGGCT GATGAACAAGCAAACACTCACCTTTCCAAGTTAAGGAAGGTGCAGCATGAGCTGGAGGAGGCTGAGGAGCGTGCTGACATTTCTGAGTCTCAGGTCAACAAACTCAGAGCCAAGACCCGCGATGCTGGAAAG GGCAAAGAGGCAGCTGAGTGA